From one Lolium rigidum isolate FL_2022 chromosome 4, APGP_CSIRO_Lrig_0.1, whole genome shotgun sequence genomic stretch:
- the LOC124646792 gene encoding RRP15-like protein has protein sequence MATSPAAPAPAAPAAADAPANPHKRKNKGKGGGNPHKKKKLLKGPDDRRRRNKPSAKFLKLLEKRARDYNSDDDEDDVQRQPRRLQPRPPKRRDGAGDAAPDGDEAEAEAPSSEEEASSSGGESDDGEKVVTRFEEGCRAFRVAFTKIMSKRLADDPLGPILSAHKKLVAAKLAEEADEHKSKGDARKEKRIAAQKGHVMPADHVDNKEKMLIKVATQGVVRLFNEVSKRQARKGLNPSRSKAALAKEGTHSVPSSQGQKGQASSKFSKHIGKDEDEPGWAPLRDTYMLGTKLKDWDKAQDSDVAQQTEVPLDNFSDDE, from the exons ATGGCGACCTCCCCCGCCGCACCCGCACCGGCAGCACCCGCCGCCGCGGACGCCCCCGCGAACCCCCACAAGCGCAAGAACAAGGGGAAGGGAGGGGGCAACCCCcacaagaagaagaagctgctgAAGGGCCCcgacgaccgccgccgccgcaacaAGCCGAGCGCCAAGTTCCTCAAGCTGCTCGAGAAGCGCGCCCGTGACTACAactccgacgacgacgaagacgacgtccAGCGCCAGCCGCGAAGGTTGCAGCCACGGCCACCGAAGCGGCGGGACGGTGCCGGTGACGCTGCTCCCGATGGGGAcgaggccgaggccgaggcccCGTCGTCAGAGGAGGAGGCCTCCAGCTCCGGCGGCGAATCGGACGACGGCGAGAAGGTGGTCACGAGGTTCGAGGAAGGCTGCAGGGCTTTCCGGGTCGCCTTCACCAAGATCATGTCCAAGAGGCTCGCCGACGACCCATTG GGTCCAATCCTGTCGGCGCACAAGAAATTGGTCGCCGCCAAGCTGGCCGAGGAGGCGGACGAGCATAAGTCCAAGGGAGACGCCCGCAAGGAGAAGCGCATT GCTGCGCAGAAGGGTCATGTCATGCCTGCAGATCATGTTGACAACAAAGAGAAGATGCTCATCAAGGTTGCAACCCAAGGGG TTGTCAGGTTGTTCAATGAG GTGAGCAAGCGGCAGGCTCGTAAAGGTTTGAATCCATCGAGAAGTAAAG CAGCTTTGGCAAAAGAAGGGACACACTCTGTACCATCTAGCCAAGGACAAAAGGGCCAGGCATCTTCCAAGTTTTCTAAG CATATCGGCAAAGACGAAGATGAGCCAGGGTGGGCACCTCTACGCGACACATACATGCTTGGTACCAAATTGAAGGACTGGGATAAAGCACAG GATTCTGATGTGGCTCAACAAACTGAGGTCCCTCTGGACAACTTTTCTGATGATGAATAG